The Latilactobacillus sakei subsp. sakei DSM 20017 = JCM 1157 genome includes a window with the following:
- a CDS encoding peptide MFS transporter: MEEKHEKTFFGQPHGLSTLFFTEMWERFSYYGMRAILLFYMYFALDKGGLGFDKATAMSVMAIYGSMVYLASVVGGWLSDRIWGSFKTVFIGGFFIMLGHIVLAVPMGATALFISIGLIVAGTGLLKPNVSEMVGGLYSEDDRRRDAGFSMFVFGINLGSFVAPWVVGTIGQQVNFHLGFSLAAVGMFFGLIQYYRGRSQFSKENSKPNDPIAADELRGIIIKVVIGLVVIALGITALQLTNNLNIDNIVLIISIVAIALPIIYFYNMLSSKKITKKERSRVLAYIPLFIAAAVFWGIEESGSVVLALFAEDRTILHIGGWKLAASNFQSLNPLFIMLLTPLFVWLWSTWKKQPSAPGKFAVGLIFAGLSYMFMALPGLLHGTAVRVSPFWLIGSWLIVEIAEMLISPIGLSITTKLVPKAFRSQMMSIWFLADAAGQAVNAQLVRLYSPQTEIKYFLGIGIVSAIFGIVLIFFVKPIHKLMEGVD, translated from the coding sequence ATGGAAGAGAAACATGAAAAGACATTCTTTGGCCAACCGCACGGCCTATCGACATTATTCTTCACAGAAATGTGGGAACGATTCAGTTATTACGGGATGCGTGCAATTTTACTATTCTATATGTATTTTGCTTTAGATAAGGGTGGTCTTGGTTTTGACAAGGCAACCGCAATGTCAGTGATGGCGATCTATGGTTCTATGGTTTACTTAGCCAGTGTTGTTGGTGGTTGGTTGAGTGATCGAATCTGGGGTAGCTTTAAGACCGTCTTCATCGGTGGGTTCTTCATTATGTTGGGTCATATTGTACTAGCGGTACCGATGGGCGCAACTGCTTTATTTATTTCAATCGGCTTGATTGTTGCCGGAACTGGGTTATTGAAACCAAACGTTTCTGAAATGGTCGGTGGCCTATACAGTGAAGATGATCGTCGTCGAGATGCTGGTTTCAGTATGTTCGTCTTCGGGATTAACTTAGGGTCATTCGTGGCACCTTGGGTTGTTGGTACAATCGGACAACAAGTTAACTTCCATTTAGGCTTTTCATTAGCCGCAGTTGGGATGTTCTTCGGCCTTATCCAATACTACCGTGGCCGTTCACAATTTAGTAAAGAAAATTCTAAACCAAATGATCCAATCGCAGCGGACGAACTAAGAGGGATTATCATTAAAGTGGTTATCGGCTTAGTCGTTATTGCACTTGGTATTACAGCTTTACAATTAACAAATAATTTAAACATTGATAATATTGTTTTAATCATCTCAATCGTCGCAATTGCATTACCAATTATTTACTTCTACAACATGCTTTCAAGCAAGAAAATTACTAAAAAAGAACGTTCACGCGTTTTAGCTTATATTCCACTCTTCATCGCTGCCGCTGTTTTCTGGGGTATTGAAGAATCAGGTTCAGTTGTCTTGGCATTGTTTGCTGAAGATCGGACAATCTTGCATATTGGTGGCTGGAAGCTTGCTGCTTCTAACTTCCAATCATTAAATCCATTGTTCATCATGCTTTTAACACCATTATTTGTTTGGTTATGGAGCACATGGAAGAAACAACCATCAGCACCTGGTAAATTCGCCGTTGGTTTGATCTTCGCTGGATTATCATACATGTTTATGGCACTTCCTGGATTATTACACGGGACAGCTGTTCGTGTTAGTCCATTCTGGTTAATCGGTTCATGGTTAATTGTTGAAATTGCTGAAATGTTAATCTCACCAATCGGCCTTTCGATTACAACCAAATTAGTACCAAAAGCATTTAGATCACAAATGATGAGTATATGGTTCTTAGCTGATGCTGCTGGTCAAGCGGTCAACGCACAGTTAGTTCGTTTATACTCACCACAAACTGAAATTAAATACTTCTTAGGCATCGGGATCGTTAGTGCGATCTTCGGGATCGTCTTAATTTTCTTCGTGAAACCAATTCACAAGTTAATGGAAGGCGTTGACTAA
- a CDS encoding class A sortase, with protein sequence MGVQKYRHDQLTQNIARARTVKVRPVQTKKTADDNAPQPTYWDEDTRGITVGKLAIPSVGIKLPIIKGIGQTNGHDNMLKAAVTNKQGQTMGKRNYVLSSHDIAQENVLFSPLGQTKVGAAIYLTDTKQVYTYRVISRKTVKANQVAILDDVRQKRLVTLYTCDPDGEIVNGQTYERTVVVGELVQTTKASAKTLARF encoded by the coding sequence ATGGGTGTTCAAAAGTATCGGCATGATCAGTTAACGCAAAATATCGCCCGAGCACGAACCGTCAAAGTGCGACCAGTTCAGACGAAAAAGACGGCGGACGATAATGCACCGCAACCAACTTATTGGGATGAAGATACGCGGGGGATTACGGTTGGTAAGTTGGCAATTCCCTCAGTTGGCATTAAATTGCCGATTATCAAAGGTATTGGTCAAACAAACGGGCACGATAATATGCTAAAGGCGGCTGTTACCAATAAACAAGGACAGACAATGGGCAAGCGGAATTATGTTTTGAGTAGTCACGATATTGCCCAGGAAAATGTTTTGTTTTCACCACTCGGTCAAACGAAAGTGGGCGCCGCGATTTATTTGACCGATACGAAGCAGGTTTATACCTATCGCGTCATCAGTCGCAAAACGGTTAAGGCCAACCAAGTAGCTATTTTGGATGATGTCCGGCAAAAACGCCTAGTGACTTTGTATACCTGTGATCCTGATGGCGAGATAGTCAATGGTCAGACTTACGAGCGAACAGTCGTTGTGGGTGAATTGGTTCAAACAACGAAGGCATCAGCTAAAACTTTAGCACGCTTCTAA
- the proC gene encoding pyrroline-5-carboxylate reductase, with product MKIGFIGVGNMAQAIIKGLVKADQIATTDILVHGAHPANYEAFAAEQHITPVADNIAVVAQADIVFLAVKPYIVPLILEETSAAFKEKQPLMVSMAAGLSLAKLSQQVDADNLPILRIMPNVNVANRAGITAVVGNAQVSADQLKSVKDVLSQLGGVVEIGEKDFTTFSALAGSSPAFVYLFIDSMARAGVKHGLTKKAATEIAAQAVLGSAQNVLLSDDSPWDLIDKVSSPGGTTVAGLLAMEEAGLMSAVVKGIDATIEKDLESQK from the coding sequence ATGAAAATTGGTTTTATTGGTGTCGGTAATATGGCACAAGCAATTATTAAAGGCTTAGTGAAAGCTGATCAGATCGCAACAACGGATATTTTGGTTCACGGGGCTCATCCGGCAAATTATGAAGCATTTGCGGCTGAACAACACATTACACCAGTGGCAGATAACATCGCGGTGGTCGCACAAGCTGATATTGTCTTCTTGGCGGTTAAACCATATATTGTGCCACTTATTCTAGAAGAAACAAGCGCTGCTTTTAAAGAAAAACAACCATTAATGGTCTCAATGGCAGCCGGTCTTTCATTGGCTAAATTAAGTCAACAAGTGGACGCGGATAATCTACCTATTTTGCGGATTATGCCCAACGTTAACGTTGCTAACCGCGCCGGTATCACAGCCGTTGTCGGTAATGCACAAGTGAGTGCTGATCAATTGAAGAGCGTGAAGGACGTCTTGTCACAATTAGGTGGCGTTGTTGAAATTGGTGAAAAAGACTTCACAACTTTCAGCGCACTTGCTGGTAGTTCACCAGCTTTCGTTTACTTATTCATCGATTCAATGGCACGGGCTGGTGTTAAACACGGTTTAACCAAGAAAGCTGCAACTGAAATCGCAGCCCAAGCTGTTTTAGGGAGCGCCCAAAATGTTCTGCTGAGTGACGATTCACCATGGGACTTAATCGACAAAGTATCATCACCAGGTGGCACAACCGTTGCGGGCTTGTTAGCAATGGAAGAAGCAGGTTTAATGTCAGCAGTCGTCAAAGGTATCGACGCAACAATCGAAAAAGACTTGGAAAGCCAAAAATAG
- a CDS encoding NUDIX hydrolase, whose amino-acid sequence MTQLKLVALKKLLADRWLNYYEATYQNPKQEEINYHFVSREANLTTDNLKHPVTASAVTMFCLNHDHSQVLLLRQFRLPLNDYVYGNSAGLIEPGETVEQAIERELVEETGYQGVHIDQIFSPSYSTPGITDGAITLAICTIDQHPSQETALESAEELTSIWVDKKRAAEILANGKILGRTQLLLWQWVNDRLN is encoded by the coding sequence GTGACACAACTCAAATTAGTTGCACTTAAAAAGTTATTAGCGGATCGGTGGCTTAATTATTACGAAGCTACCTATCAAAATCCCAAACAAGAGGAGATTAATTATCACTTTGTTAGTCGTGAGGCTAATTTAACAACAGACAACCTTAAACATCCCGTAACGGCCTCTGCTGTCACTATGTTTTGTCTCAATCATGATCATAGTCAGGTCTTGTTATTAAGACAATTTAGACTCCCTCTCAACGATTATGTCTACGGTAATTCAGCTGGTTTAATCGAACCTGGTGAAACAGTCGAACAAGCCATTGAGCGCGAACTCGTCGAAGAAACTGGCTATCAAGGTGTTCATATTGATCAAATCTTTAGTCCTAGCTATTCTACGCCAGGTATTACAGATGGTGCCATCACTTTAGCCATCTGTACAATCGATCAACACCCCTCTCAAGAAACGGCTTTAGAATCCGCTGAGGAATTGACCAGCATTTGGGTTGATAAAAAACGAGCTGCTGAGATATTAGCAAACGGTAAAATTTTAGGCCGAACACAACTACTGTTATGGCAGTGGGTGAATGATCGTTTAAACTAA
- a CDS encoding Gfo/Idh/MocA family protein, whose amino-acid sequence MLNIGVIGLGNIAQKAYLPVMAQLQDQVNWVLCSRQPAKLAQLQAQYHFSDGCLSFEALLAKSLDAVFIHTPTNTHYTLVKQALSHGLHVFVDKPLSENPLEVAELYKLAAQQGLLLTVGFNRRFVPQLQKLKSIPNKQLINVTKTRVDTRQPAAFAIYDLMIHTINTALYLANDVGLSYNVQTYCKQDANQQLQVAQLTVETASQLITATLNMQGGTNQEIASLQSPHGLFTVDNLTQYTAKTATDNRQQQPADWEPTLVTRGFDPMIKAFITALQTNGENPVSPASSLLTHQLCHTMCRQAQRR is encoded by the coding sequence ATGCTAAATATTGGGGTTATCGGTTTAGGGAACATCGCGCAAAAAGCTTATTTGCCAGTGATGGCACAATTACAAGATCAAGTTAACTGGGTTTTATGTTCTCGTCAGCCTGCTAAGCTTGCACAATTACAGGCCCAATATCACTTTAGCGATGGTTGCCTTTCTTTTGAGGCCCTCTTGGCAAAATCATTGGATGCCGTTTTTATCCATACACCTACTAATACCCATTATACACTTGTTAAGCAAGCACTCTCACATGGATTACACGTTTTTGTTGATAAACCGCTCAGCGAGAACCCACTGGAAGTCGCTGAACTCTATAAATTAGCCGCACAACAAGGCCTATTATTAACCGTGGGTTTCAACCGTCGTTTTGTGCCGCAATTACAAAAATTAAAAAGCATCCCTAACAAGCAACTGATTAACGTTACGAAAACACGCGTTGATACACGGCAACCAGCCGCTTTTGCGATTTACGATTTAATGATTCATACTATTAATACAGCCCTTTATTTAGCCAATGACGTTGGTTTGAGCTATAACGTGCAAACGTATTGTAAACAGGATGCCAACCAACAATTACAAGTCGCCCAATTGACCGTTGAAACGGCCAGCCAACTCATCACTGCGACGTTAAATATGCAAGGCGGCACTAACCAAGAAATCGCTAGTCTTCAAAGTCCGCACGGCTTGTTCACCGTGGATAACCTGACACAATATACCGCCAAGACGGCAACCGATAACCGGCAACAACAACCTGCAGACTGGGAACCAACATTAGTTACTCGTGGCTTTGACCCAATGATCAAGGCCTTTATCACAGCCTTACAAACAAATGGTGAAAACCCCGTCTCACCTGCCAGTAGCTTATTAACACATCAGTTATGTCATACGATGTGCAGACAAGCGCAACGTCGTTAA